In Pseudodesulfovibrio hydrargyri, a single window of DNA contains:
- a CDS encoding aspartate aminotransferase family protein: MSDKFEAIKERESNLLCNTYGRYPLAVSKAKDCRLYDLDGNEYYDFLAGIAVCSLGHSREDLAEVMAEQARRMVHVSNLFYQEPQLDLAEKLLSTCAAGKVFFCNSGAEANEGAIKLARKYMHTVRNEERHEIITLEKSFHGRTLSTLTATGQYGPIKDGFNPLPEGFVTVPFGNVNALRGAINAHTAAIMIEMVQGEGGVRPLPTDYVNDIVALCKENGILLIVDEVQTGVCRTGRYWAHQHYGITPDIFTSAKALANGLPMGAVLCTDEVAKGFTPGSHATTFGGGAVVSAVAAKVVDIMVEEKMAERAQKMGEFIAEQVVALKEKYPEAIAGTRGLGLLFGIELAKNGPEVWKGLLDHKMVCNLAQGTILRLVPPLTVTEDDVLTFMDALDDVLASMEG; this comes from the coding sequence ATGTCTGATAAATTCGAAGCAATCAAAGAACGGGAATCCAACCTTCTTTGCAATACCTACGGCCGCTATCCCCTGGCCGTGTCAAAGGCCAAGGACTGCCGTCTGTACGATCTGGACGGCAATGAGTACTACGACTTCCTGGCGGGCATCGCGGTTTGCTCCCTGGGCCACAGCCGGGAGGATCTGGCCGAGGTCATGGCCGAGCAGGCCCGCAGGATGGTCCACGTCTCCAATCTCTTCTACCAGGAGCCCCAGCTCGATCTGGCCGAGAAGCTGTTGTCCACCTGCGCGGCGGGCAAGGTCTTCTTCTGCAACTCCGGGGCCGAGGCCAACGAGGGGGCCATCAAGCTGGCCCGTAAGTACATGCACACCGTGCGCAACGAGGAACGGCACGAGATCATCACCCTGGAAAAGTCCTTCCACGGCCGGACCCTGTCCACGCTGACCGCCACCGGCCAGTACGGCCCCATCAAGGACGGCTTCAACCCGCTGCCCGAGGGGTTCGTGACCGTGCCCTTCGGCAACGTCAACGCCCTGCGCGGGGCCATCAACGCCCACACCGCCGCGATCATGATCGAAATGGTCCAGGGCGAGGGGGGCGTGCGGCCCCTGCCCACGGACTACGTCAACGACATCGTGGCCCTGTGCAAGGAGAACGGCATCCTGCTCATCGTCGACGAAGTCCAGACCGGCGTCTGCCGCACGGGCCGGTACTGGGCACACCAGCACTACGGCATCACCCCGGACATCTTCACCTCGGCCAAGGCCCTGGCCAACGGCCTGCCCATGGGCGCGGTCCTGTGCACCGACGAGGTGGCCAAGGGATTCACGCCCGGCTCCCACGCCACCACCTTCGGGGGCGGGGCCGTTGTCTCGGCCGTGGCCGCCAAGGTCGTGGACATCATGGTTGAAGAGAAAATGGCCGAGCGCGCCCAAAAGATGGGCGAATTCATCGCAGAGCAGGTCGTCGCACTCAAGGAGAAGTACCCCGAGGCCATTGCCGGGACCCGTGGCCTGGGCCTGCTCTTCGGCATCGAACTGGCCAAGAACGGCCCGGAGGTCTGGAAGGGGCTGCTGGATCACAAGATGGTCTGCAACCTGGCCCAGGGCACGATCCTGCGCCTGGTGCCGCCCCTGACCGTCACCGAGGACGACGTTCTGACCTTCATGGACGCCCTGGACGACGTCCTGGCTTCGATGGAGGGGTAA
- a CDS encoding 50S ribosomal protein L11 methyltransferase — MSTLLKIEFTIPEQVADEAGVFIASKVPHGWEETPAGDGRKFTLYLEDHPLGHEMVKEFQARFPESDVTWSERESEDWAMAWKDFFVPVNCGESFRIYPPWLDDGDSEHTHIVIEPKMAFGTGHHPTTSLCLATIGRLAQAGTIAKGQTFLDLGTGSGILGIGLSKLGLTGIGLDIDPQAVVCAVENLEANGVSGSMSLAVGSIDCVEQDRTFDLVVANILSGPLIEMAGEILPRVRPGGSLVLSGILADKQSDAVAEAYARRGLGEPQRFVEGEWICLVWENLRD, encoded by the coding sequence ATGTCCACCCTGCTGAAAATCGAATTCACCATCCCCGAACAGGTCGCCGACGAGGCCGGAGTCTTCATCGCCTCCAAGGTCCCCCACGGCTGGGAGGAAACGCCCGCCGGTGACGGTCGCAAATTCACGCTGTACCTGGAGGACCATCCCCTGGGCCATGAAATGGTCAAGGAGTTCCAGGCCCGCTTTCCCGAATCGGACGTGACCTGGTCCGAGCGGGAGTCCGAGGACTGGGCCATGGCCTGGAAGGACTTCTTCGTCCCGGTCAACTGCGGGGAATCCTTCCGCATCTATCCTCCCTGGCTGGACGACGGGGACAGCGAGCATACCCACATCGTCATCGAGCCCAAGATGGCCTTCGGCACCGGCCACCACCCCACCACCTCGCTCTGCCTGGCGACCATCGGCAGGCTGGCCCAGGCCGGAACCATCGCCAAGGGACAGACCTTCCTGGACCTGGGCACCGGCTCCGGCATCCTCGGCATCGGGCTGTCCAAGCTCGGCCTGACCGGCATCGGCCTGGACATCGACCCGCAGGCCGTGGTCTGCGCCGTGGAGAACCTGGAGGCCAACGGCGTGTCCGGCTCCATGAGCCTGGCCGTGGGCTCCATAGACTGCGTGGAGCAGGACCGGACCTTCGACCTGGTGGTGGCCAACATCCTGTCCGGCCCGCTCATCGAAATGGCTGGGGAGATTCTCCCCCGGGTCAGGCCCGGCGGTTCTCTGGTCCTGTCCGGCATCCTGGCCGACAAGCAGTCGGACGCGGTGGCCGAGGCCTACGCCAGGCGCGGCCTGGGCGAACCCCAGCGGTTCGTCGAGGGCGAGTGGATCTGTCTGGTTTGGGAAAACCTGAGGGACTAG
- a CDS encoding endonuclease III domain-containing protein — protein MALHGTLMGMYEAMLAELGPSRWWPGETPFEIAIGAILTQNTNWKNVEKALDNLKDAGVLEAEALHALPVPRLAELIRPAGYYNVKAKRIHNFLQFLKDEAEFDLLSLKVRELSELRPQVLAINGIGPETGDCILLYALDFPTFVVDAYTARLMGRHGLAWEDIDYHGLQSIFMDALPEDVALYNEYHALIVRVGANWCRKKAGLCESCPLQPFLEQ, from the coding sequence ATGGCCCTGCACGGTACGCTCATGGGGATGTACGAGGCCATGCTGGCCGAGCTCGGCCCGAGCAGATGGTGGCCGGGCGAGACGCCCTTCGAGATCGCCATCGGGGCCATCCTGACCCAGAACACCAACTGGAAGAACGTGGAAAAGGCCCTGGACAACCTCAAGGACGCGGGTGTGCTCGAGGCCGAGGCCCTGCACGCGCTGCCTGTGCCCAGACTGGCCGAGCTGATCCGCCCGGCCGGATACTACAACGTCAAGGCCAAGCGGATTCACAACTTTTTGCAATTTCTCAAGGATGAGGCGGAGTTCGACCTGCTCTCCCTGAAGGTCCGGGAACTCTCGGAGCTGCGGCCCCAGGTCCTGGCCATCAACGGCATCGGGCCCGAGACCGGGGATTGCATCCTGCTCTACGCCCTGGATTTCCCGACCTTCGTGGTCGACGCCTACACGGCCCGGCTCATGGGCCGCCACGGCCTGGCCTGGGAGGACATCGACTACCACGGGCTGCAATCCATTTTCATGGACGCCCTGCCGGAGGATGTGGCACTATATAATGAATACCACGCCCTCATAGTTCGCGTGGGGGCGAACTGGTGCCGAAAAAAGGCCGGTTTGTGCGAATCCTGCCCCCTTCAACCTTTCCTTGAACAATAA
- a CDS encoding murein hydrolase activator EnvC family protein translates to MRNFLVLTVCCILLFPALARAQAQDEVLSDSLQKEHQKADENERKVRALTEKAGQISTRLSDIEDDVKLLKGRIRDQEAVLTDIRKNERQAEQDHFALEREKERITLELSGLMRTLWPVHLQNVRSRFEGVEDWAMFDRRFNWLADIYEATNRKLDEARANSEKIALNLENQRQLAEEAEKQLAQVNQSKDRLLSNQYALRRNLKKINRQKENAEEELTGILATIEDLKYQLQSQKTKRFALYKRTLPWPVRGKVEAGFNLKANPPVRGLAIGAADGSTVQSIFWGKVVHNDTLRGFGHVVIIYHGYNYYSLYAYLSDTFVRNGQEVEKNEPLGTVGYFPKLDGPGLYFELRFHQKPINPETWLTALR, encoded by the coding sequence ATGCGTAATTTTCTTGTCCTGACAGTATGTTGCATCCTGCTGTTTCCGGCCCTGGCCCGTGCCCAGGCCCAGGACGAGGTCTTGAGCGACTCCTTGCAGAAGGAACACCAGAAGGCGGACGAGAACGAGCGGAAGGTCAGGGCCCTGACCGAAAAGGCCGGTCAGATATCCACCCGGCTGTCGGATATCGAGGACGACGTCAAGCTGCTCAAGGGGCGCATCCGGGACCAGGAAGCGGTCCTGACCGACATCCGGAAGAACGAGCGCCAGGCCGAGCAGGACCACTTCGCCCTGGAAAGGGAGAAGGAGCGGATCACCCTGGAGTTGTCCGGGCTCATGCGCACCCTGTGGCCGGTGCACCTGCAGAACGTCCGCTCGCGCTTCGAGGGCGTGGAGGACTGGGCCATGTTCGATCGCCGCTTCAACTGGCTGGCGGACATCTATGAGGCCACCAACCGCAAGCTGGACGAGGCCAGGGCCAATTCCGAGAAGATCGCCCTGAACCTGGAGAACCAGCGCCAGTTGGCCGAGGAGGCCGAAAAGCAGTTGGCCCAGGTGAACCAGAGCAAGGACCGGCTGCTCAGCAACCAGTACGCCTTGCGCAGGAATCTCAAGAAGATCAACCGGCAGAAGGAGAACGCGGAGGAGGAACTGACCGGGATCCTGGCCACCATCGAGGACCTCAAGTACCAGTTGCAGTCCCAGAAGACCAAGCGTTTCGCCCTGTACAAGCGCACCCTGCCCTGGCCCGTGCGCGGCAAGGTGGAGGCCGGGTTCAACCTCAAGGCCAACCCCCCGGTGCGCGGCCTGGCCATCGGGGCGGCGGACGGCAGCACGGTGCAATCTATATTTTGGGGCAAGGTCGTGCACAACGACACCCTGCGCGGCTTCGGGCACGTGGTCATCATCTACCACGGATATAATTACTACAGCCTTTACGCCTATTTGTCCGATACGTTCGTGCGCAACGGACAGGAGGTGGAAAAGAACGAACCCCTGGGCACGGTGGGCTATTTCCCCAAGCTGGATGGGCCCGGCCTGTATTTTGAATTGCGTTTTCATCAAAAACCAATTAACCCAGAAACTTGGTTAACAGCCCTGAGATGA
- a CDS encoding S41 family peptidase produces MRVTLWIVTFLLLFTLTVAPSQTIAAKGDQFEALKTFSQVLDLVESNYVKPVTKKDLIDNSIKGMLEELDPHSTYLSPEDFKDMQVDTAGKFSGIGIEISMDQGRIIVVSPIEDTPAYKAGLLAGDIILEIDGESTQDMTLMDAVKLIRGEKGTPVTLLILHKDSNKPVEVAIVRGTIPIVNVKTQSLEDGYLYLRLTKFQESSTKNLREAIAEYQKKHALKGIVFDLRNNPGGLLNQAVSVSDTFLQDGTIVYIQGRDPANRKDFFATKSSDDVKVPMVTLINAGSASASEIVAGALQDRKRSLIVGERSFGKGSVQQIIPLSDGSGIKLTTALYYTPSGRSIQAKGIDPDLRIPFEAPREDENDLRDRFTLREKDLSGHLENGQKTAKRKKDEDAEKAKDMLARDNQLRMALELVKSLPRLKEIQ; encoded by the coding sequence ATGCGTGTAACGCTTTGGATAGTCACTTTTCTGCTTCTGTTTACCCTCACCGTCGCTCCGTCCCAGACCATAGCGGCCAAAGGGGACCAATTCGAAGCGCTCAAGACCTTCTCGCAGGTGCTCGACCTGGTTGAAAGCAACTATGTCAAGCCGGTGACCAAGAAGGATCTGATCGATAATTCCATCAAGGGCATGCTCGAAGAGCTCGACCCCCACTCCACCTATCTCTCGCCCGAGGACTTCAAGGATATGCAGGTGGACACCGCCGGCAAGTTCAGCGGCATCGGCATCGAGATCAGCATGGACCAGGGGCGGATCATCGTGGTTTCGCCCATCGAGGACACTCCGGCCTACAAGGCGGGCCTGCTGGCGGGTGACATCATTCTGGAGATCGATGGCGAATCCACCCAGGACATGACCCTCATGGACGCGGTCAAGCTGATCCGGGGCGAAAAGGGTACCCCCGTGACCCTGCTCATCCTGCACAAGGATTCCAACAAGCCGGTGGAAGTGGCCATCGTCCGCGGGACCATTCCCATCGTCAACGTCAAGACCCAGTCCCTGGAAGACGGCTATCTCTACCTGCGGCTGACCAAGTTTCAGGAATCCTCCACCAAGAACCTGCGCGAGGCCATCGCCGAGTACCAGAAGAAGCACGCCCTCAAGGGCATCGTCTTCGATCTGCGCAATAACCCCGGCGGATTGCTGAATCAGGCGGTCTCCGTGTCCGACACCTTCCTGCAGGACGGCACCATCGTCTACATCCAGGGCAGGGACCCGGCCAACCGCAAGGACTTCTTCGCCACCAAGAGTTCCGACGACGTCAAGGTGCCCATGGTCACCCTGATCAACGCGGGCTCGGCCTCGGCCTCCGAAATCGTGGCCGGTGCCCTGCAGGACCGCAAGCGCTCCCTGATCGTGGGAGAACGCTCCTTCGGCAAGGGGTCCGTCCAGCAGATCATCCCCCTGTCCGACGGCTCCGGCATCAAGCTGACCACCGCGCTCTATTACACCCCGAGCGGCCGCTCCATTCAGGCCAAGGGCATTGATCCCGATCTGCGCATCCCCTTCGAGGCGCCCCGGGAAGACGAGAACGACCTGCGCGATCGCTTCACCCTGCGTGAAAAGGATCTGAGCGGACATCTGGAAAACGGCCAGAAGACCGCCAAGCGCAAGAAGGACGAGGATGCCGAAAAGGCCAAGGACATGCTGGCCCGCGACAATCAGTTGCGTATGGCCCTGGAGCTGGTCAAGAGCCTGCCCCGACTGAAGGAAATCCAATAG
- a CDS encoding divergent polysaccharide deacetylase family protein — protein MDDRAPDNQTEKKTGLDGFLKGIYRPGPLICLFTLAFLALAGLGWMVLNAKTPPPQVIAPVAEERKAEPDKTPDKVYEEATSDMEDLVKQADLALIETMRDLDLKMRDLDLVDVELRSFEERGYHYQVLLFPKVTDRNQFLVTLRKRLYERLPDAVLLDNGDTEAAIEINGVRTHRLLLEATPRIIARPEAKGPKLVVVIDDVGENYGVLKGLAGLDLPLTFAVWPHASHTRECVELISGTHHDLLVHFPMEPMGYPKVKPGDDALFVSMTGSQIRQRIKENLERIPEAIGVNNHMGSRFTSNGPGMAVALAEFKRHGLFFLDSLTSGKSVGRATAQNVGIPFYERDTFLDNVKDVNAILLQLRKTERVAQRQGRAIAIGHPYRQTLAALKQWQDSRDTSIQVIPLSKLPTE, from the coding sequence ATGGACGATCGCGCCCCCGACAACCAGACTGAAAAAAAGACCGGGCTCGATGGATTCCTCAAGGGAATCTATCGGCCCGGTCCTCTCATTTGCCTGTTCACCCTCGCCTTTCTGGCCCTGGCCGGGCTCGGCTGGATGGTCCTCAACGCCAAGACTCCGCCGCCCCAGGTGATTGCGCCCGTGGCCGAGGAACGCAAGGCCGAGCCCGACAAGACCCCGGACAAGGTCTATGAAGAGGCCACCTCCGACATGGAGGACCTGGTCAAACAGGCGGACCTGGCTTTGATCGAGACCATGCGCGACCTCGACCTCAAGATGCGCGACCTCGACCTGGTGGACGTGGAGCTGCGCAGCTTTGAGGAACGCGGCTACCACTACCAGGTCCTCCTGTTCCCCAAGGTCACGGACCGCAACCAATTCCTGGTTACCCTGCGCAAGCGGCTCTACGAGCGACTGCCCGACGCGGTGTTGCTGGACAACGGCGACACCGAGGCGGCAATCGAGATCAACGGCGTGCGCACCCACCGGCTCCTGCTCGAGGCCACGCCGCGGATCATCGCCCGGCCCGAGGCCAAGGGGCCCAAGCTGGTGGTGGTCATCGACGACGTGGGCGAGAACTACGGAGTGCTCAAGGGGCTGGCCGGTCTCGACCTGCCCCTGACCTTCGCGGTCTGGCCCCATGCCAGCCACACCCGCGAGTGCGTGGAGCTGATCTCCGGGACCCATCACGACCTGCTTGTCCACTTTCCCATGGAGCCCATGGGCTACCCCAAGGTCAAGCCGGGCGACGACGCCCTGTTCGTATCCATGACCGGCAGCCAGATACGGCAGCGCATCAAGGAGAACCTTGAGCGCATCCCCGAGGCCATCGGCGTGAACAACCACATGGGCTCACGTTTCACCTCCAACGGGCCGGGCATGGCAGTGGCACTGGCCGAATTCAAGCGCCACGGTCTGTTCTTCCTGGACAGCCTAACCTCGGGCAAAAGCGTGGGCCGGGCTACGGCCCAAAACGTGGGCATCCCCTTCTATGAGCGGGACACTTTCCTGGACAACGTCAAGGACGTGAACGCCATCCTGCTCCAGTTGCGCAAAACCGAACGGGTTGCCCAGCGGCAGGGCCGGGCCATCGCCATCGGGCACCCCTACCGGCAAACCCTGGCCGCTCTCAAACAGTGGCAGGACAGCCGGGACACGTCCATTCAGGTCATTCCCTTGTCGAAGCTTCCCACGGAATAG